The following are encoded together in the bacterium genome:
- a CDS encoding AAA family ATPase produces EAVQRARAGITDPNRPIGSFIFLGPTGVGKTELARALAEFLFDDESALVRLDMSEYMEKHTVARLIGAPPGYIGYEEGGQLTEIVRRHPYAVLLLDEIEKAHPDVFNLLLQVMDDGRLTDGHGRTVDFRNTVIIMTSNAGTETLSETNVGYVVGGAGKMEDQSKKVLAALRKVFRPEFLNRVDEIIVFRALEKDQIRQIVDIQIERISERLAGQRIHLRLTDAAKEFLVEKGYDPAFGARPLKRAIQSHLLNPISKKLLAGEIYGGIVEVDAEPEGEGLTFSLQEEAEPVRA; encoded by the coding sequence GAGGCGGTGCAGCGGGCGCGGGCCGGCATCACCGACCCCAACCGGCCGATCGGCTCCTTCATCTTCCTCGGCCCGACCGGGGTGGGAAAAACCGAGCTGGCGCGCGCGCTCGCGGAGTTTCTCTTTGACGATGAGAGCGCCCTGGTCCGCCTCGACATGAGCGAGTACATGGAAAAGCACACGGTGGCGCGGCTGATCGGCGCGCCGCCGGGGTACATCGGCTACGAGGAGGGGGGGCAGCTGACCGAGATCGTCCGGCGCCATCCCTACGCCGTGCTTTTGCTCGATGAGATCGAAAAGGCCCATCCGGATGTGTTCAACCTCCTGCTCCAGGTGATGGACGACGGGCGGCTGACCGACGGCCATGGCCGGACGGTGGACTTCCGCAACACGGTCATCATCATGACGAGCAACGCGGGCACCGAGACCCTGAGCGAAACTAACGTCGGCTACGTCGTGGGCGGCGCGGGGAAGATGGAGGATCAGTCGAAGAAGGTGCTCGCTGCTCTCCGGAAGGTGTTCCGGCCGGAGTTCTTGAACCGCGTGGACGAGATCATCGTCTTCCGGGCGCTGGAGAAAGATCAGATCCGTCAGATCGTGGATATCCAGATCGAGCGCATCAGCGAAAGGCTCGCGGGCCAGCGCATCCACCTGCGGCTCACGGATGCGGCCAAGGAGTTTCTCGTCGAGAAGGGCTACGACCCAGCCTTCGGCGCGCGGCCCCTCAAGCGGGCCATCCAGTCGCATCTGCTCAACCCGATCAGCAAGAAGCTGCTGGCAGGGGAGATTTACGGAGGGATCGTCGAAGTAGACGCGGAGCCGGAGGGCGAAGGGCTTACTTTCTCGCTTCAGGAAGAGGCCGAACCGGTGCGCGCGTAA